A single genomic interval of Corylus avellana chromosome ca10, CavTom2PMs-1.0 harbors:
- the LOC132164252 gene encoding small RNA-binding protein 11, chloroplastic-like — MAALRGMSQNLHRYISHPSPNIYPAQLIFFRGIASKLFVKDISFSTTEETLAEAFSKFGEVTEANIVMDKVRNRSKGYGYVTFAKEDEAQKALMDMNGKLLDGRVVFVDNARPSRHFNSGMPIARGPPEPAADS; from the exons atggcGGCTTTGAGGGGAATGTCTCAAAACCTGCACAGATATATCTCTCATCCAAGCCCTAACATTTATCCAGCTCAGCTCATCTTCTTCAGAGGAATTGCTTCCAAGCTTTTCGTCAAAG ATATATCGTTCTCCACCACAGAAGAGACATTAGCCGAAGCGTTTTCAAAATTTGGTGAAGTTACTGAAG CTAACATAGTAATGGATAAAGTCAGAAACAGATCAAAAGGTTATGGGTATGTGACTTTTGCTAAAGAGGATGAAGCCCAGAAGGCGTTGATGGACATGAATGGGAAG TTGCTAGATGGACGTGTCGTTTTTGTGGACAATGCAAGGCCCAGTAGGCATTTCAATTCTGGTATGCCAATAGCAAGAGGACCCCCGGAGCCGGCAGCTGATAGCTGA
- the LOC132164517 gene encoding mRNA-decapping enzyme-like protein — protein MSQSGKLMPNLDQQSTKLLNLTVLQRIDPFVEEILITAAHVTFYEFNIDLSQWSRKDVEGSLFVVKRNTQPRFQFIVMNRRNTDNLVENLLGDFEYEVQVPYLLYRNAAQEVNGIWFYNARECEEVANLFSRILNAYSKVPQKSKVSSNKSEFEELEAVPTMAVMDGPLEPPSTASNVTDVPDDPSFVNFFSAAMAIGNVSNTAMTGPYQSSATVGPPPSHPASVASPTVPTLQIPSPPLASSTPLMPLLDTPESNNNSSQITNLVKPSSFFVPPPSSSAMMMPPVSSSIPTAPPLHPGANLQRPYGAPLLQPFPPPTPPPSLTPVSVLTPNYGPVINRDKVRDALLVLVQDNQFIDMVCRALLNAHQS, from the exons atgtcgCAGAGCGGGAAGCTGATGCCAAATCTGGACCAGCAGAGCACGAAGCTCCTCAACCTCACCGTTCTCCAGCGAATCGACCCCTTCGTCGAGGAGATCCTCATCACTGCTGCTCACGTCACCTTCTACGAGTTCAACATCGACCTCAGCCAATGG AGCCGCAAGGACGTTGAGGGATCTCTCTTCGTCGTCAAGAG GAACACGCAACCTCGTTTTCAGTTTATTGTGATGAATCGACGCAATACGG ATAATCTGGTGGAAAATCTGTTGGGAGATTTTGAGTATGAAGTCCAGGTTCCGTATTTATTATATCGAAATGCTGCACAAGAAGTGAATGGTATTTGGTTCTACAATGCACGGGAATGTGAAGAGGTTGCAAATCTTTTCAGCAG GATACTTAATGCATACTCCAAGGTGCCTCAAAAGTCAAAGGTGTCTTCAAATAAAAG TGAATTTGAGGAACTGGAAGCAGTCCCAACTATGGCAGTTATGGATGGTCCACTGGAGCCACCATCAACTGCCTCCAATGTTACAGATGTTCCTGATGACCCTTCCTTTGTGAACTTCTTCAGT GCAGCCATGGCTATTGGGAATGTTTCAAATACAGCCATGACTGGACCTTACCAGTCCTCTGCAACAGTCGGCCCTCCACCTTCCCATCCAGCAAGTGTTGCCTCTCCTACCGTGCCAACATTGCAAATACCATCTCCTCCTTTGGCATCATCTACTCCTTTAATGCCTCTCCTTGATACCCCTGAATCCAACAACAACAGCAGCCAGATCACTAATCTTGTAAAGCCCTCTTCATTTTTTGTTCCTCCTCCTTCCTCCTCTGCAATGATGATGCCACCTGTCTCCTCATCCATACCTACTGCTCCTCCACTTCATCCTGGGGCAAATCTACAACGCCCATATGGTGCTCCTTTGTTACAACCTTTTCCACCTCCCACCCCACCACCATCTCTTACTCCTGTTTCTGTTCTAACCCCAAACTACGGACCAGTTATTAACCGAGATAAAGTCCGAGATGCACTTCTTGTGCTTGTTCAG GACAATCAATTCATTGACATGGTTTGTCGAGCTCTTCTGAATGCACACCAATCATGA
- the LOC132163383 gene encoding OVARIAN TUMOR DOMAIN-containing deubiquitinating enzyme 6 isoform X1, producing the protein MTRILVQRGSGSGSSSNPSRNSTFPGSSSARAEPQVTTPQVLSAVKDEEIGEEVQEQAVVDELLELCGSSDNKVAKGDDLLMESFDNDQNGSSSDEINDSQNVDTDEIVGPGELMKGMGGLRISERLTVETEGSSANSAPSDSGSSQPPPPPVPPPKPSAGNSNSRRVVSGNSNAVRIGSSRRAVAWPVVSTRTSPTCSRPSSPRSHGENEGYNSADEQNPCFVSSYDDIERERQFEIDIRRAKGLEVKKMLEDGNCLFRAVADQVYGDSEAYDLIRQMCIDYMERERDHFSQFITEGFTSYCKRKRRDKVYGNNVEIQALCEMYNRPIHIYSYSTAEPINIFHGSYDTDTPPIRLSYHHGNHYNSLVDPRRLTIGAGLGFSCLHGRNVDKDQVKAAIKAQQDQQIDNALLAEGRFYSDLELTEKEIERMVMEASRAEYVADDSYKQHLGRRESSTSSAEPSSSGASRETKLEGGLQESVLSSSSMQMVLSMGFSYLQVIEAYSIFGDDVDSMVCFLLETSSSSRRKGKATE; encoded by the exons ATGACTCGGATTTTGGTTCAGCGAGGATCTGGCAGCGGCTCTTCTTCGAACCCGAGCCGTAATTCTACTTTTCCTGGGTCTTCTTCCGCTCGGGCAGAGCCACAGGTTACAACTCCTCAGGTTCTTTCAGCTGTGAAAGATGAGGAAATTGGAGAGGAGGTGCAAGAACAAGCTGTGGTGGATGAACTTTTGGAGTTATGTGGAAGTAGTGATAATAAGGTGGCAAAAGGTGATGATCTTTTGATGGAAAGCTTTGATAATGATCAGAATGGGAGTTCAAGTGATGAAATTAACGATAGCCAAAACGTTGATACTGATGAAATCGTGGGTCCGGGAGAGTTGATGAAAGGGATGGGTGGGTTGAGAATTTCAGAGAGGCTTACAGTTGAAACTGAGGGCTCAAGTGCGAATTCTGCGCCGTCAGATAGCGGGAGTTCACAGCCACCTCCTCCACCTGTCCCACCCCCGAAACCTTCTGCAGGAAACTCAAATTCTAGGAGAGTTGTCTCAGGAAATTCAAATGCTGTGCGGATTGGGTCATCCAGAAGAGCAGTTGCCTGGCCTGTTGTTTCAACAAGGACTTCACCCACTTGTTCACGGCCCTCTTCTCCCAGGTCTCATGGTGAAAACGAGGGTTATAATAGCGCTGATGAGCAAAACCCTTGCTTTGTTTCCTCTTATGATGACATA GAAAGAGAGCGGCAATTTGAAATTGACATTAGAAGGGCAAAAGGTTTAGAAGTCAAAAAAATGCTGGAGGATGGGAATTGTCTCTTTCGCGCTGTGGCAGATCAAGTTTATGGGGACTCGGAAGCATATGATTTAATCAGACAAATGTGCATAGATTATATG GAGCGGGAAAGAGACCACTTCTCTCAGTTTATAACAGAAGGCTTTACTTCTTATTGtaagaggaagagaagagaCAAG GTCTATGGAAACAATGTGGAGATCCAAGCTTTATGCGAAATGTATAATCGGCCTATCCATATTTATTCCTATAGCACAG CAGAGCCTATCAACATATTTCATGGAAGTTACGACACTGACACACCTCCCATTCGACTGAGCTATCATCATGGGAATCATTACAACTCTCTTGTTGACCCTCGCCGTTTGACTATTGGTGCAGGACTTGGATTTAGCTGTCTTCATGGG AGAAATGTTGACAAGGATCAAGTCAAGGCAGCTATTAAAGCTCAGCAAGACCAACAGATTGATAAT GCACTTCTAGCCGAGGGGCGATTCTACTCTGATCTTGAGCTCACTGAGAAGGAAATTGAGCGCATGGTGATGGAAGCTTCTCGGGCCGAGTATGTTGCAGATGACTCATACAAGCAGCATCTTGGCCGTAGAGAATCTTCCACTTCTAGTGCTGAACCATCATCTTCTGGTGCTA GCCGTGAGACCAAGTTGGAAGGTGGTTTACAAGAATCTGTCCTTAGCAGCAGCAGCATGCAGATGGTTCTGTCAATGGGGTTCAGCTATTTGCAGGTGATCGAGGCCTACAGCATATTTGGGGATGATGTGGATTCCATGGTTTGTTTCTTGTTGGAAacaagcagcagcagcaggcGCAAAGGCAAGGCAACTGAATAA
- the LOC132163383 gene encoding OVARIAN TUMOR DOMAIN-containing deubiquitinating enzyme 6 isoform X2, protein MTRILVQRGSGSGSSSNPSRNSTFPGSSSARAEPQVTTPQVLSAVKDEEIGEEVQEQAVVDELLELCGSSDNKVAKGDDLLMESFDNDQNGSSSDEINDSQNVDTDEIVGPGELMKGMGGLRISERLTVETEGSSANSAPSDSGSSQPPPPPVPPPKPSAGNSNSRRVVSGNSNAVRIGSSRRAVAWPVVSTRTSPTCSRPSSPRSHGENEGYNSADEQNPCFVSSYDDIERERQFEIDIRRAKGLEVKKMLEDGNCLFRAVADQVYGDSEAYDLIRQMCIDYMERERDHFSQFITEGFTSYCKRKRRDKVYGNNVEIQALCEMYNRPIHIYSYSTEPINIFHGSYDTDTPPIRLSYHHGNHYNSLVDPRRLTIGAGLGFSCLHGRNVDKDQVKAAIKAQQDQQIDNALLAEGRFYSDLELTEKEIERMVMEASRAEYVADDSYKQHLGRRESSTSSAEPSSSGASRETKLEGGLQESVLSSSSMQMVLSMGFSYLQVIEAYSIFGDDVDSMVCFLLETSSSSRRKGKATE, encoded by the exons ATGACTCGGATTTTGGTTCAGCGAGGATCTGGCAGCGGCTCTTCTTCGAACCCGAGCCGTAATTCTACTTTTCCTGGGTCTTCTTCCGCTCGGGCAGAGCCACAGGTTACAACTCCTCAGGTTCTTTCAGCTGTGAAAGATGAGGAAATTGGAGAGGAGGTGCAAGAACAAGCTGTGGTGGATGAACTTTTGGAGTTATGTGGAAGTAGTGATAATAAGGTGGCAAAAGGTGATGATCTTTTGATGGAAAGCTTTGATAATGATCAGAATGGGAGTTCAAGTGATGAAATTAACGATAGCCAAAACGTTGATACTGATGAAATCGTGGGTCCGGGAGAGTTGATGAAAGGGATGGGTGGGTTGAGAATTTCAGAGAGGCTTACAGTTGAAACTGAGGGCTCAAGTGCGAATTCTGCGCCGTCAGATAGCGGGAGTTCACAGCCACCTCCTCCACCTGTCCCACCCCCGAAACCTTCTGCAGGAAACTCAAATTCTAGGAGAGTTGTCTCAGGAAATTCAAATGCTGTGCGGATTGGGTCATCCAGAAGAGCAGTTGCCTGGCCTGTTGTTTCAACAAGGACTTCACCCACTTGTTCACGGCCCTCTTCTCCCAGGTCTCATGGTGAAAACGAGGGTTATAATAGCGCTGATGAGCAAAACCCTTGCTTTGTTTCCTCTTATGATGACATA GAAAGAGAGCGGCAATTTGAAATTGACATTAGAAGGGCAAAAGGTTTAGAAGTCAAAAAAATGCTGGAGGATGGGAATTGTCTCTTTCGCGCTGTGGCAGATCAAGTTTATGGGGACTCGGAAGCATATGATTTAATCAGACAAATGTGCATAGATTATATG GAGCGGGAAAGAGACCACTTCTCTCAGTTTATAACAGAAGGCTTTACTTCTTATTGtaagaggaagagaagagaCAAG GTCTATGGAAACAATGTGGAGATCCAAGCTTTATGCGAAATGTATAATCGGCCTATCCATATTTATTCCTATAGCACAG AGCCTATCAACATATTTCATGGAAGTTACGACACTGACACACCTCCCATTCGACTGAGCTATCATCATGGGAATCATTACAACTCTCTTGTTGACCCTCGCCGTTTGACTATTGGTGCAGGACTTGGATTTAGCTGTCTTCATGGG AGAAATGTTGACAAGGATCAAGTCAAGGCAGCTATTAAAGCTCAGCAAGACCAACAGATTGATAAT GCACTTCTAGCCGAGGGGCGATTCTACTCTGATCTTGAGCTCACTGAGAAGGAAATTGAGCGCATGGTGATGGAAGCTTCTCGGGCCGAGTATGTTGCAGATGACTCATACAAGCAGCATCTTGGCCGTAGAGAATCTTCCACTTCTAGTGCTGAACCATCATCTTCTGGTGCTA GCCGTGAGACCAAGTTGGAAGGTGGTTTACAAGAATCTGTCCTTAGCAGCAGCAGCATGCAGATGGTTCTGTCAATGGGGTTCAGCTATTTGCAGGTGATCGAGGCCTACAGCATATTTGGGGATGATGTGGATTCCATGGTTTGTTTCTTGTTGGAAacaagcagcagcagcaggcGCAAAGGCAAGGCAACTGAATAA